The following coding sequences lie in one Rutidosis leptorrhynchoides isolate AG116_Rl617_1_P2 chromosome 4, CSIRO_AGI_Rlap_v1, whole genome shotgun sequence genomic window:
- the LOC139844995 gene encoding glutaredoxin-C9-like has translation MQQAIPYKAWSLPLSNNHATGVTPKSTTELSVGALRDAVSENAVIVLARRGCCMSHVVKRLLNGHGVNPMMFEFEEIDESEILKELELIMTENDGKDKRRVQFPAVFIGGRMFGGLDQVMASHITGELIPLLKQAGALWL, from the coding sequence ATGCAACAAGCAATTCCGTACAAAGCGTGGTCACTGCCGTTGAGCAACAACCACGCTACTGGCGTTACTCCAAAATCGACGACCGAATTGTCGGTCGGTGCATTAAGAGACGCCGTATCGGAAAACGCGGTGATCGTATTAGCACGCCGAGGATGTTGTATGAGTCACGTTGTGAAGAGATTGTTGAACGGACACGGCGTGAATCCGATGATGTTTGAGTTTGAGGAAATAGATGAGAGCGAGATATTGAAGGAGCTGGAATTGATTATGACAGAAAACGACGGTAAGGATAAACGGAGAGTGCAGTTTCCGGCGGTGTTTATCGGCGGACGGATGTTCGGTGGATTAGATCAAGTGATGGCGTCACATATTACCGGTGAATTGATCCCGCTACTTAAACAAGCGGGTGCTTTATGGCTTTAA